The Chelatococcus sp. HY11 genome includes a window with the following:
- a CDS encoding zincin-like metallopeptidase domain-containing protein gives MSRHDRTPCTGVDRANLYDEITDKIIAELEAGRVPWVQPWGTSAAKAPLGLPKNAATARSYSGINVLILWGAVVEHGFPGQGWLTFRQALSLGGHVRKGERGTTVVYADRFTPEDEKRRAFEAGEKAQAIPFLKRFTVFNTAQCDDLPDDIEAIVPPPPPGMIEPQVEALIKATGIDFRIGGNRAFYVPSLDYVQVPPPAAYFDPINWHRTALHELGHASGAAHRLNRNLSGSFGSKLYSVEEITAELTSAFCCASLGIVPTVRHADYIGSWLEVLREDNRAIVRCASQASKAADWLLSFLPDAEHLPDTDDMRRAA, from the coding sequence ATGTCCAGACATGATCGCACCCCTTGCACCGGCGTCGACCGGGCGAACCTCTATGACGAAATCACCGACAAGATCATCGCCGAGCTGGAAGCCGGCCGCGTCCCGTGGGTGCAGCCTTGGGGAACCTCGGCTGCCAAAGCCCCGCTCGGCCTGCCGAAGAACGCCGCGACCGCGCGCAGCTACAGCGGCATCAATGTCCTGATCCTCTGGGGCGCCGTCGTCGAACATGGCTTCCCCGGTCAGGGCTGGCTCACCTTTCGGCAGGCGCTGTCACTCGGCGGCCATGTCCGCAAGGGCGAGCGCGGCACCACCGTCGTCTATGCCGATCGCTTCACGCCGGAGGATGAAAAGCGCCGCGCCTTCGAGGCCGGCGAGAAAGCGCAGGCGATCCCATTCCTCAAGCGCTTCACGGTGTTCAATACGGCGCAATGCGACGACCTGCCCGACGACATCGAGGCGATCGTGCCTCCGCCGCCGCCCGGCATGATCGAGCCCCAGGTCGAGGCGCTGATCAAGGCGACCGGCATCGACTTCCGCATCGGTGGCAACAGGGCGTTCTACGTGCCGTCTCTCGACTATGTGCAGGTGCCGCCGCCGGCCGCCTATTTCGACCCGATCAACTGGCACCGGACGGCGCTGCACGAACTCGGTCATGCCAGCGGCGCAGCGCACCGGCTGAACCGGAATCTCTCCGGCTCCTTCGGCTCGAAGCTCTATTCGGTCGAGGAAATCACGGCCGAATTGACCTCGGCATTCTGCTGCGCTTCGCTCGGCATCGTCCCGACCGTGCGCCATGCCGACTACATCGGCTCCTGGCTGGAAGTTCTGCGCGAGGACAATCGCGCCATCGTCCGCTGCGCTTCGCAGGCGAGCAAGGCGGCGGACTGGCTCTTGTCCTTCCTGCCGGATGCCGAGCATCTTCCCGACACCGACGATATGCGGAGGGCCGCGTGA
- a CDS encoding arsenate reductase ArsC, giving the protein MTDRIYNVLFLCTGNSARSILAESILNKDGEGRFRAFSAGSQPKGTINPFALKVLKSFDYPSEGFRSKGWEEFAGPDAPVMDFVFTVCDNAAGEACPVWPGQPMTAHWGIEDPAAVDGPDIQKEAAFVAAFRYMKNRISAFTSLPVASLDKASLRTKLTEIGQSDGASSPRNSAA; this is encoded by the coding sequence ATGACTGACCGTATCTACAATGTCCTGTTCCTCTGCACCGGCAATTCGGCGCGTTCGATCCTCGCGGAAAGCATCCTGAACAAGGATGGCGAGGGTCGCTTTCGTGCCTTCTCCGCCGGGTCGCAACCGAAGGGGACGATCAATCCCTTCGCGCTGAAGGTATTGAAGAGTTTCGACTACCCCTCTGAAGGCTTCCGCTCGAAGGGTTGGGAGGAGTTTGCGGGGCCTGACGCGCCTGTCATGGATTTCGTGTTCACCGTCTGCGACAACGCTGCCGGCGAAGCATGCCCGGTCTGGCCCGGCCAGCCGATGACCGCCCATTGGGGCATTGAAGACCCTGCCGCCGTCGATGGGCCGGATATCCAGAAGGAAGCCGCCTTCGTTGCGGCCTTCCGCTACATGAAGAACCGCATCTCGGCGTTCACGTCCCTGCCGGTCGCCAGTCTCGACAAGGCGTCGCTGCGCACGAAGCTGACCGAGATCGGCCAATCAGATGGCGCGTCGTCTCCACGCAACAGCGCAGCGTGA
- the arsC gene encoding arsenate reductase (glutaredoxin) (This arsenate reductase requires both glutathione and glutaredoxin to convert arsenate to arsenite, after which the efflux transporter formed by ArsA and ArsB can extrude the arsenite from the cell, providing resistance.) — translation MDAIIYHNPDCGTSRNTLAMIRNAGVEPHVIEYLKTPPSREMLTRLIARMGISVRELLREKGTPYAELGLGDPALSDAQLLDAMMAHPILINRPIVVSPKGVRLCRPSEEVLDLLPPQRGEFVKEDGECVIDEHGQRVATA, via the coding sequence ATGGACGCCATCATCTATCACAACCCGGATTGTGGCACCTCGCGCAACACGCTGGCGATGATCCGCAATGCGGGCGTCGAGCCGCATGTCATCGAATATCTGAAGACACCGCCGTCGCGCGAGATGCTGACCCGACTTATTGCGCGCATGGGCATATCGGTGCGGGAACTGCTGCGCGAGAAGGGCACTCCATATGCGGAACTGGGCCTTGGCGACCCGGCTTTGAGTGACGCGCAATTGCTCGACGCGATGATGGCGCATCCCATCCTGATCAACCGGCCCATCGTCGTTAGCCCGAAGGGCGTGAGGCTCTGCCGGCCGTCCGAGGAAGTGCTCGACCTGTTGCCCCCGCAGCGCGGCGAGTTCGTCAAGGAAGACGGCGAGTGCGTGATCGACGAACACGGCCAGCGTGTCGCAACGGCCTGA
- a CDS encoding chromosome partitioning protein ParB, whose protein sequence is MAKAARKQTPAVAPMIEFSRARDIPFNRIRLSDSNVREIDVEQGLDELTQDIDRREDLVMGLNVRAVLDDAGAETGDFETPAGGRRYRAIARLVAAGRFPADGLVPCLVKKANAKTSAVDDSYAENVIRLALHPLDQFKAFKRMVDGGMSKEEVADAYRTTPRYIAQRLRLARVAQSLLDAYARSEMTLAMLEAFTVNPDHARQEQVWEAIQRSHNRQPWNIRDLLTETTVPTDDKRAQFVGVEAYEQAGGVMLRDLFSDEDEGWLENPALLDRLVSDKLKAIADEVAAEGWKWIEVDTDLPYGHDRGLRVLTGTFPDLSEEERATREALREEYERLEAEHADYDELPDDIDTRLGEIEAALSTFENRPAIYDAAEIARAGVFISIDRAGELVVARGYVRPEDEALVTVDGEEDAGDGESDAEGGAVAAQVGVQRAVITIGGEPVDAEDEEDDSIKPLPERLVIELTAHRTLALHDALANNPHVAMTALLHRLVMQRYHYSAPTGCMEISVRQQHFGVQGGDLSDTPSAKAIDERFDAWKADVPSDEGALWDWIAALDDASRMALLAHCVSYGVNALYERPNPHSGSGVSQFGLDRRLSGADRIARATGFDMVADAGWRPTVDNYLGRVTKPRILEAVREGAGERAAQLISHLKKGDMAKEAERLLAETGWLPEPLRLVDVDGDAANAGDAGDGETLPDFLAGDGDEDEAAEAEDEHVALVAAD, encoded by the coding sequence ATGGCCAAGGCCGCACGCAAGCAGACCCCCGCCGTCGCCCCAATGATCGAATTTTCGCGCGCGCGCGACATTCCGTTCAACCGTATCAGGCTTTCGGACAGCAATGTCCGCGAGATCGACGTCGAACAGGGCCTCGATGAGCTGACCCAGGACATCGACCGCCGCGAAGACCTCGTGATGGGCCTTAATGTCCGTGCCGTCCTCGACGATGCCGGCGCCGAGACCGGCGATTTCGAGACCCCGGCCGGCGGCAGGCGCTACCGCGCTATCGCCCGCCTGGTCGCGGCAGGCCGCTTCCCCGCCGATGGCTTGGTGCCCTGCCTGGTCAAGAAGGCCAATGCCAAGACCTCGGCCGTCGACGATTCCTACGCCGAGAACGTCATCCGGCTGGCGCTGCATCCGCTCGACCAGTTCAAGGCGTTCAAGCGCATGGTCGATGGCGGTATGTCCAAGGAGGAAGTCGCCGACGCCTATCGCACCACGCCGCGCTATATCGCCCAGCGGCTCCGGCTCGCCCGCGTCGCGCAGTCCCTGCTGGACGCCTATGCACGCAGCGAGATGACTCTGGCGATGCTGGAGGCGTTCACCGTCAACCCGGATCATGCCCGACAGGAACAGGTCTGGGAGGCGATCCAGCGTTCGCACAATCGCCAGCCCTGGAATATTCGCGATCTTCTCACCGAGACGACCGTGCCGACCGATGACAAGCGCGCGCAGTTCGTCGGAGTCGAAGCCTATGAGCAGGCCGGCGGCGTGATGCTGCGCGATCTCTTCTCCGACGAGGACGAAGGCTGGCTGGAAAACCCCGCGCTGCTCGACCGGCTCGTCTCCGACAAGCTCAAAGCCATCGCCGATGAAGTCGCGGCCGAAGGCTGGAAGTGGATCGAGGTCGATACCGATCTGCCCTACGGCCATGATCGCGGCCTTCGCGTCCTGACCGGCACGTTCCCCGATCTGAGCGAGGAGGAACGCGCCACCCGCGAGGCGCTGCGCGAGGAATATGAGCGGCTCGAGGCGGAACACGCCGATTACGACGAGTTGCCCGATGACATCGACACGCGCCTCGGCGAGATCGAGGCCGCGCTGAGCACCTTCGAGAACCGCCCGGCCATCTATGACGCTGCCGAGATCGCCCGCGCGGGCGTCTTCATCAGCATCGACCGCGCCGGCGAGCTTGTCGTTGCGCGCGGCTACGTTCGTCCCGAGGACGAGGCGCTCGTCACCGTCGACGGCGAGGAGGATGCCGGCGATGGCGAGTCCGATGCCGAAGGCGGCGCGGTCGCGGCCCAGGTCGGCGTGCAGCGCGCCGTCATCACCATCGGCGGCGAGCCGGTCGATGCGGAGGACGAGGAGGACGACAGCATCAAGCCGCTTCCCGAACGGCTGGTGATCGAACTCACCGCCCATCGCACGCTCGCGCTCCACGACGCGCTCGCCAACAACCCGCATGTGGCGATGACGGCGCTCCTGCACCGCCTTGTCATGCAGCGTTATCACTACTCGGCGCCGACCGGCTGCATGGAGATCTCCGTGCGCCAGCAGCATTTCGGTGTGCAGGGCGGTGATCTCAGCGACACGCCCTCGGCCAAGGCCATCGACGAACGCTTCGACGCCTGGAAGGCCGATGTGCCCTCCGACGAAGGTGCGCTCTGGGACTGGATCGCCGCGCTCGACGACGCCAGCCGGATGGCGTTGTTGGCTCATTGCGTCAGCTATGGCGTCAACGCCCTCTACGAGCGGCCCAATCCGCACAGCGGTTCCGGCGTCTCGCAGTTCGGACTAGATCGTCGCCTCTCCGGTGCCGATCGCATCGCCCGCGCTACCGGCTTCGACATGGTGGCCGACGCCGGCTGGAGGCCCACGGTCGACAACTATCTCGGCCGCGTGACCAAGCCGCGCATCCTCGAAGCCGTCCGCGAAGGTGCGGGCGAGCGCGCCGCCCAGCTCATCAGCCATCTGAAGAAGGGCGACATGGCGAAGGAAGCCGAGCGCCTGCTGGCCGAAACCGGCTGGCTGCCCGAGCCGCTGCGCCTGGTGGACGTCGACGGTGACGCCGCGAATGCTGGCGATGCCGGTGACGGCGAGACCTTGCCGGACTTCCTGGCAGGCGATGGTGACGAGGATGAAGCCGCTGAGGCTGAAGACGAGCACGTCGCGCTCGTCGCGGCCGACTGA
- the arsH gene encoding arsenical resistance protein ArsH, translating into MPDELPNLDAGCADIPGIDRLRAATPSTHPPRILLLYGSLRERSYSRFLTFEAERLLKHFGAETRIFDPSGLPLPDGAEVNNPKVQELRELSLWSEGQVWTSPERHGAMSAVMKAQIDWIPLSVGAVRPTQGRTLAVMQVSGGSQSFNAVNQMRVLGRWMRMVTIPNQSSVAKAFQEFDEAGRMKPSSYYDRVVDVMEELVKFTLLTRDVSNHLTDRYSERKESGEALMRRVNLTTAT; encoded by the coding sequence ATGCCGGACGAGCTTCCCAATCTTGATGCCGGTTGCGCTGATATTCCCGGCATTGACCGGCTGCGCGCAGCAACGCCCTCGACCCATCCACCACGTATCCTGCTGCTTTACGGCTCGCTCCGGGAGCGATCTTACAGTCGCTTCCTGACATTCGAAGCCGAGCGTCTGCTCAAGCATTTCGGGGCTGAAACACGTATCTTCGATCCGTCCGGCCTGCCGCTGCCGGATGGGGCTGAGGTCAACAATCCCAAGGTGCAGGAACTGCGAGAGCTCTCGCTCTGGTCGGAAGGCCAGGTCTGGACCAGCCCGGAGCGGCACGGCGCAATGAGCGCGGTGATGAAGGCGCAGATCGACTGGATTCCCCTTTCGGTCGGCGCGGTAAGGCCGACACAGGGCCGGACACTCGCCGTCATGCAGGTCTCCGGCGGCTCGCAGAGCTTCAACGCCGTCAACCAGATGCGTGTGCTCGGGCGCTGGATGAGGATGGTCACGATCCCTAACCAGTCCTCTGTCGCCAAAGCCTTTCAGGAGTTCGACGAGGCGGGCCGGATGAAACCATCGTCCTATTATGACCGAGTGGTCGATGTGATGGAAGAACTAGTGAAGTTCACGTTGCTGACACGCGACGTCTCTAACCACCTCACCGACCGCTATTCCGAACGCAAGGAGAGCGGCGAGGCTCTGATGCGTCGGGTCAACCTGACGACTGCAACCTGA
- the chrA gene encoding chromate efflux transporter — translation MGHSPQQSQGSVSEVFRVFLKLGLTSFGGPIAHLGYFRDELVTRRKWLSESAYADLVALCQFLPGPASSQVGFALGLTRAGWGGAFAAFLAFTLPSALILLALAMTATRLEGPLALGVLQGLKIVAVAIVAQAVWGMAKNLCPDKERATIAVVAVLLLAWAPGAIGMMAAILLGALAGLVLSNGQVAVGDHLPVPVSRTAGLTAFALFAALLIGLPILAKQAQGWALADSFYRSGSLVFGGGHVVLPLLQAETVAPGWVSDDAFLAGYGAAQAVPGPLFTFAAWLGAVMGPQPNGVAGAAIALAALFLPGFLILIGALPFWDQLRRTTWAQSAMQGANAAVVGILGAALYTPVFTSAIGGMPDFALASICFVALIAWKAPPWVVVLLAAVGGVALGLVT, via the coding sequence ATGGGTCATAGCCCGCAACAGTCGCAAGGAAGCGTCTCCGAGGTATTCCGCGTCTTCCTGAAGCTGGGGCTCACCTCCTTCGGCGGACCGATCGCGCATCTGGGCTATTTCCGGGACGAACTGGTGACGCGGCGAAAATGGCTGAGCGAAAGCGCATATGCCGATCTGGTGGCGCTGTGCCAGTTCCTGCCGGGTCCCGCCTCCAGCCAGGTGGGCTTTGCGCTTGGCCTGACACGGGCAGGTTGGGGCGGCGCGTTTGCAGCATTCCTTGCCTTCACACTGCCATCGGCACTGATCCTTCTCGCGCTCGCTATGACAGCTACACGGCTGGAAGGCCCGCTTGCGCTTGGCGTCCTGCAGGGTCTCAAGATCGTCGCCGTCGCCATCGTGGCGCAAGCCGTGTGGGGCATGGCAAAAAACCTCTGCCCCGATAAGGAGCGCGCCACGATCGCGGTCGTGGCCGTGCTTCTGCTTGCCTGGGCGCCGGGAGCGATCGGGATGATGGCGGCCATACTGCTGGGCGCACTCGCCGGGCTGGTTCTCAGCAATGGACAGGTCGCGGTCGGCGACCATCTGCCGGTCCCGGTTTCACGGACAGCCGGACTGACGGCCTTTGCGCTGTTCGCTGCCTTGCTGATCGGCCTGCCGATCCTCGCCAAACAGGCGCAAGGCTGGGCGCTGGCCGATAGCTTCTATCGCTCGGGCTCGCTGGTCTTTGGTGGCGGCCATGTGGTGCTGCCGCTGTTGCAGGCTGAAACGGTCGCGCCGGGATGGGTGTCCGATGATGCCTTCCTCGCGGGTTATGGCGCAGCGCAGGCAGTGCCGGGGCCACTGTTCACATTCGCGGCCTGGCTCGGGGCGGTCATGGGACCGCAGCCGAACGGCGTAGCCGGTGCCGCAATCGCTCTTGCCGCACTTTTCCTGCCGGGCTTCCTGATCCTGATCGGGGCGCTGCCCTTCTGGGATCAGTTGCGCCGCACGACATGGGCGCAGTCGGCCATGCAGGGCGCCAATGCTGCGGTCGTCGGCATTCTCGGAGCGGCCCTCTATACGCCGGTCTTCACCAGCGCGATCGGAGGCATGCCGGATTTCGCACTGGCCTCGATTTGTTTCGTGGCGCTGATCGCCTGGAAAGCTCCGCCATGGGTTGTCGTATTGTTGGCGGCCGTGGGCGGAGTTGCCCTTGGCTTGGTGACGTAA
- the arsB gene encoding ACR3 family arsenite efflux transporter, with protein MSTFERYLTLWVALCIVVGIALGHFLPGAFHAIGAMEIAKVNLPVAVLIWLMVIPMLLKIDFAALGEVGRHWRGIGVTLFINWAVKPFSMALLGWLFIGWLFRPYLPADQIDSYIAGLIILAAAPCTAMVFVWSNLTKGEPHFTLSQVALNDAIMVVAFAPIVGLLLGLSAITVPWGTLVLSVVLYIVIPVIIAQIVRRRMLANGGQAALDRFLAKLGPASLVALLATLVLLFGFQGEQIIAQPAIIGLLAVPILIQVYFNSGLAYLLNRLAGEQHCVAGPSALIGASNFFELAVAAAISLFGFHSGAALATVVGVLIEVPVMLSVVWIVNRSKGWYERGGKVSRLAEAQR; from the coding sequence ATGTCCACCTTTGAACGCTACCTGACCCTCTGGGTCGCGCTGTGCATTGTCGTCGGCATCGCGCTCGGCCATTTTCTGCCGGGCGCATTTCATGCCATCGGCGCGATGGAAATTGCCAAGGTCAACCTGCCGGTGGCGGTACTGATCTGGCTGATGGTCATCCCAATGCTGCTCAAGATCGACTTCGCTGCCCTTGGTGAGGTCGGCCGCCACTGGCGCGGCATCGGCGTGACACTGTTCATCAACTGGGCGGTAAAACCGTTCTCGATGGCGCTACTGGGCTGGTTGTTCATCGGCTGGCTGTTCCGGCCCTATCTACCTGCCGACCAGATCGACAGTTACATTGCCGGCCTCATCATCCTTGCAGCCGCGCCATGCACGGCCATGGTGTTTGTCTGGTCGAACCTGACCAAGGGTGAACCGCATTTCACATTGAGCCAGGTCGCCCTCAACGACGCGATCATGGTCGTCGCCTTTGCGCCGATTGTCGGCCTACTGCTTGGACTGTCTGCCATCACCGTGCCGTGGGGCACGCTGGTCCTGTCGGTCGTCCTCTACATCGTCATTCCCGTCATCATCGCGCAGATCGTCCGTCGCCGGATGCTGGCGAATGGCGGACAGGCGGCGCTCGACAGGTTTCTTGCGAAGCTCGGCCCGGCATCCCTCGTTGCCCTGCTGGCGACGCTGGTTCTGCTGTTCGGCTTTCAGGGTGAGCAGATCATCGCGCAGCCCGCAATCATCGGCCTGCTGGCCGTGCCGATCCTGATTCAGGTCTATTTCAACTCCGGCCTTGCCTATCTGCTGAACAGGCTGGCCGGCGAGCAACACTGCGTGGCTGGACCCTCAGCGTTGATCGGCGCATCGAACTTCTTCGAACTGGCGGTCGCCGCCGCCATCAGCCTGTTCGGCTTTCATTCGGGTGCGGCGCTCGCCACGGTTGTCGGCGTGCTGATCGAGGTGCCGGTGATGCTCTCGGTCGTCTGGATCGTGAACCGCTCCAAAGGCTGGTATGAACGCGGCGGCAAAGTCTCCAGACTGGCGGAGGCGCAGCGCTGA
- a CDS encoding PepSY domain-containing protein, which yields MIRAIHRWPGLLAALFLLVLSLSGAALSLFPAAERLSAPQAEAGLSVGTLAGRILAIHPQIEQIRRAPSGKITAYWFEDGVPQAAIIDPATGLGVASSDPNTVEQWLTGLHRSLFLGDGGRIAAAVGAAAMLVLAVSGTMLVARRAGGWRRWFAPIRGPLAGRLHVEIARVAVVGLVLSSVTALWMTASTFDLLPDAATSPVARIEASGRAGMAASHMDLLKRTPVTELRSLAFPDPADATDVFTLKTDRGTGYLDQGTGVLLAWSDLTGWQRLSETIYMLHTGRGAAALGLVLGMMALGVPAMAGTGLILWLAGRRGRPRIHGNVTAGRAETILLVGSESGSTWSFAATLHAALTKLGQAVHTAPMSSFDPERYRHARRVLILAATYGDGDAPASAREFLDRLQALPAEPAIPVAVLGFGDRSFPAYCAFAQVVARAAEARGWSTLIPYETVDRQSPQDFARWGRSLGEAMGIGLELVHRPALPAASPLTLVSRREYGAEVQAPTVILRFALPKVPFWHRLAGRGFGRFSAGDLLGVLPEGSSVPRFYSLASGRRDGFIEIVVKKHPAGLCSGQLFNLEPGCAVRAFIRTNPGFHAGRSKTPLILIGAGTGIGPLAGFVRANARRRPIHLFFGMRHPASDFLYKDELTRWHREGRLRRLVGACSRGRMPRYVQHALLEDAAQIAALIRGGAKVMVCGGRDMAVGVSTALAEILAPAGLTPALLKAEGRYVEDVY from the coding sequence ATGATCCGTGCCATCCATCGCTGGCCAGGCCTTCTGGCCGCTCTTTTTCTGCTGGTCTTGAGCCTTAGCGGTGCAGCACTCTCGCTGTTTCCCGCCGCCGAACGGTTGTCCGCCCCGCAGGCCGAGGCAGGGCTTTCCGTCGGGACGCTGGCCGGACGTATCCTCGCCATCCACCCTCAAATAGAACAAATACGTCGCGCGCCCTCCGGCAAGATCACCGCCTACTGGTTCGAGGATGGGGTGCCTCAGGCCGCCATCATCGATCCCGCAACAGGGCTGGGTGTCGCCTCCAGCGATCCGAATACCGTCGAGCAGTGGCTTACCGGTCTGCACCGGTCGCTCTTTCTCGGTGACGGCGGGCGTATCGCGGCGGCAGTGGGCGCTGCCGCCATGCTGGTCCTGGCTGTGTCCGGCACCATGCTCGTCGCCCGCAGGGCCGGCGGCTGGCGGCGATGGTTCGCGCCGATACGCGGGCCGCTCGCCGGAAGATTGCATGTCGAGATCGCGCGCGTCGCCGTCGTGGGCCTCGTCTTGTCCTCGGTCACTGCATTGTGGATGACGGCGTCGACATTCGATCTCCTTCCCGACGCGGCCACGTCTCCCGTTGCCCGGATCGAGGCGAGCGGCCGGGCCGGCATGGCCGCATCGCATATGGACCTGCTGAAACGGACACCGGTCACCGAACTGCGCAGCCTGGCGTTTCCCGATCCGGCCGATGCGACGGATGTCTTCACGCTCAAGACCGATCGCGGCACGGGCTATCTGGATCAGGGCACCGGCGTGCTGCTGGCCTGGAGCGACCTGACCGGATGGCAGCGTCTCTCGGAGACCATCTATATGCTGCATACCGGTCGAGGCGCGGCCGCCTTGGGCCTCGTGCTCGGCATGATGGCGCTCGGCGTGCCGGCGATGGCGGGCACCGGCCTCATCCTGTGGCTGGCGGGTCGGCGCGGGCGGCCACGAATTCACGGCAATGTAACGGCTGGACGTGCGGAAACGATCCTGCTTGTCGGCAGCGAGAGCGGCAGCACATGGAGCTTCGCTGCGACACTGCACGCCGCGCTGACGAAGCTCGGGCAGGCGGTTCACACCGCGCCGATGTCGTCATTCGATCCTGAGCGTTACCGGCATGCCCGGCGCGTTCTCATCCTTGCGGCAACCTATGGCGATGGCGATGCGCCCGCTTCGGCGCGGGAGTTCCTCGATCGCCTGCAAGCCCTGCCGGCCGAACCGGCCATTCCAGTGGCCGTGCTCGGCTTCGGTGACCGCAGCTTCCCGGCCTACTGCGCTTTTGCCCAGGTCGTTGCGAGGGCCGCCGAGGCGCGAGGGTGGAGCACGCTCATCCCATACGAAACCGTCGACCGGCAGTCGCCGCAGGATTTTGCCCGTTGGGGACGATCGCTGGGCGAGGCGATGGGGATCGGGCTGGAGCTTGTCCATCGGCCAGCCTTGCCGGCGGCCTCCCCACTGACCCTCGTTTCGCGACGCGAATACGGCGCGGAGGTGCAAGCACCGACAGTGATCCTGCGGTTCGCGCTGCCCAAAGTCCCCTTCTGGCATCGGTTGGCCGGGCGTGGCTTCGGTCGGTTTTCGGCAGGCGATCTTCTCGGCGTGCTGCCCGAGGGCTCGTCCGTTCCCCGGTTCTACTCGCTGGCTTCGGGACGGCGCGACGGCTTCATCGAGATCGTCGTGAAGAAGCATCCGGCGGGGCTCTGTTCCGGGCAGCTCTTCAATCTGGAGCCAGGATGTGCCGTTCGCGCATTCATCCGAACCAATCCCGGCTTCCATGCCGGCAGGAGCAAGACACCGCTCATCCTGATCGGAGCTGGAACAGGAATAGGGCCGCTGGCGGGCTTCGTGCGCGCCAATGCGCGCCGCCGTCCGATCCACCTGTTCTTCGGAATGCGTCATCCTGCCAGTGATTTCCTCTACAAGGACGAACTGACGCGCTGGCATCGCGAAGGACGTCTTCGCCGGCTCGTCGGGGCCTGCTCGCGTGGGCGGATGCCGCGCTATGTCCAGCACGCCCTTCTTGAGGACGCTGCCCAGATCGCGGCCCTGATCCGCGGCGGCGCGAAGGTCATGGTCTGTGGTGGGCGGGATATGGCCGTCGGCGTTTCGACGGCGCTTGCCGAGATTCTCGCGCCGGCCGGATTGACGCCGGCCCTGCTCAAGGCGGAGGGACGCTATGTCGAAGACGTCTACTGA